A window of Streptomyces sp. DG1A-41 contains these coding sequences:
- a CDS encoding HAD family hydrolase: MGKQTGAHIVWDWNGTLFHDIDAIIGATNAAFAELGLEPLTLEKYRELYCVPVPKFYERLIGRLPTEAEWEVMDDIFHRYYAEHRVRCELTVGAVELLAEWRSAGRSQSILSMYVHEELVPLVRGFGIEPHFIRVDGRTGPSGGSKAEHMVRHLESLRGVVPERTVVIGDAADDAVAAQYVGARAVLYTGGSHSRASLESVGVPVVDTLEEAVAEAERLAA, from the coding sequence ATGGGCAAGCAGACGGGCGCGCACATTGTCTGGGACTGGAACGGGACGCTGTTCCACGACATCGACGCGATCATCGGGGCGACGAACGCGGCGTTCGCCGAGCTGGGGCTGGAGCCGCTGACGCTGGAGAAGTACCGGGAGCTGTACTGCGTGCCGGTGCCGAAGTTCTATGAGCGGCTGATCGGGCGGCTGCCGACCGAGGCCGAGTGGGAGGTCATGGACGACATCTTCCATCGGTACTACGCGGAGCACCGGGTGAGGTGTGAGCTGACGGTGGGGGCCGTGGAGCTGTTGGCGGAGTGGCGGTCGGCCGGGCGCAGTCAGTCGATTCTGAGCATGTATGTGCACGAGGAGCTCGTGCCGTTGGTGCGGGGGTTCGGGATCGAGCCGCACTTCATACGGGTGGATGGGCGGACCGGGCCGTCGGGGGGCAGCAAGGCCGAGCACATGGTGCGGCATCTGGAGTCGCTGAGGGGGGTGGTGCCGGAGCGGACCGTTGTGATCGGGGATGCCGCGGATGATGCGGTGGCTGCGCAGTATGTGGGGGCGAGGGCCGTGCTGTATACCGGGGGGTCGCACAGTCGGGCGAGTCTGGAGTCGGTGGGGGTGCCGGTCGTGGACACGCTTGAGGAGGCCGTGGCGGAGGCGGAGCGGCTGGCGGCGTAG